From Zingiber officinale cultivar Zhangliang chromosome 5B, Zo_v1.1, whole genome shotgun sequence, the proteins below share one genomic window:
- the LOC121984637 gene encoding basic transcription factor 3-like, whose protein sequence is MNREKLMKMAGAVRTGGKGSMRRKKKAVHKTPTTDDKRLQSTLKRIGVNTIPAIEEVNIFKDDVVIQFLNPKVQASIAANTWVVSGSPQTKRLQDLLPSIINQLGPDNLENLRRIAEQFQKQASSSAAASGYAKGEDDDEDVPELVPGETFEAAAEEKQAPQT, encoded by the exons ATGAATCGAGAGAAGCTCATGAAGATGGCAGGCGCCGTCCGCACTGGTGGAAAAGGCAGTATGCGCAG GAAGAAGAAGGCAGTTCACAAGACTCCGACTACGGATGACAAAAGGCTCCAAAGCACTTTGAAAAGAATCGGAGTAAATACTATACCTGCTATCGAAGAAGTCAACATCTTCAAAGATGATGTTGTCATCCAGTTTCTTAATCCCAAAG TGCAAGCCTCCATTGCAGCCAATACATGGGTGGTTAGCGGTTCTCCGCAGACTAAGA GGCTTCAAGACTTGCTCCCTTCGATCATCAACCAACTAG GCCCTGATAATTTAGAGAACTTGAGGCGGATTGCAGAACAGTTCCAGAAACAAGCATCTAGCTCTGCTGCTGCTTCTGGCTATGCAAAGGGTGAAGATGATGACGAGGATGTCCCGGAGCTTGTTCCTGGAGAGACATTTGAGGCAGCTGCCGAGGAGAAACAAGCTCCGCAGACTTGA